From the Paenibacillus sp. FSL H8-0548 genome, one window contains:
- a CDS encoding FAD dependent oxidoreductase: protein MKQYVPAAQSKAEKAIVIGAGIAGLLTARVLSDFYGEVLIIERDEFSLKPSNRLGTPQAFHPHRMLPRGSMILERYFPDYIEDLLNLGAFPTMKEKMLIVNEFASFKASSPVKNAACSRALLEYVLRQRVDQIPKVRFSSNLEVTGLQASSDQTRIIGVFTRDCSDQKQEGASTADLVVDTTGSSSKATQWLESLGFVVPEPERLHVSLGYSTRYYKIPQQLEENWTSIISEAQPSKCVSTAMLLRFENNIAGTLLFSAGGEHYPSTDPEQYQAEINHLPDSRMAEIVKQLEPVQSPRGYRTPESVRQHFEKMENWPSGLLVLGDAFCCFDPIHGQGMTVAAIEAETLGGCLEEERSNPQPHFERRVLKRMQEAIEPAWWLSSVADLRWKGVEHVYSEPMKGVVFAQKYLDLYMKQTMKLATTENNLSLYSEQFMMNALIISPREIFNSNVLTLILEDSRSLEAQQLLAELGETDPHKFQTRIDAIIPSFAHIFD, encoded by the coding sequence ATGAAACAATATGTCCCGGCTGCGCAATCAAAAGCAGAAAAAGCAATCGTCATCGGTGCAGGCATCGCTGGATTGCTGACTGCACGGGTCCTTTCTGATTTTTATGGTGAAGTCTTGATTATTGAAAGAGATGAGTTTTCACTGAAACCTTCTAACCGTCTCGGCACGCCGCAGGCGTTTCACCCGCATCGCATGCTCCCGCGCGGCAGTATGATTCTCGAGCGTTATTTCCCTGATTATATTGAGGACTTGTTAAATCTAGGTGCCTTTCCAACCATGAAAGAAAAAATGCTGATAGTAAATGAATTCGCCAGTTTCAAAGCTAGTTCTCCTGTGAAAAACGCAGCTTGCAGCAGAGCATTACTTGAATACGTTCTGCGTCAGCGCGTAGATCAGATTCCAAAAGTACGGTTTTCATCAAATTTGGAAGTAACCGGCTTGCAAGCATCATCTGACCAGACAAGAATTATTGGCGTATTTACAAGGGATTGCAGTGATCAAAAGCAAGAGGGGGCCTCAACTGCCGATTTGGTGGTGGATACAACCGGGAGTTCCTCCAAAGCCACCCAGTGGCTGGAGTCTCTTGGCTTTGTTGTGCCGGAACCAGAACGTCTTCATGTCTCGCTTGGCTATAGTACCCGTTATTACAAAATACCTCAGCAGCTTGAAGAAAACTGGACATCCATTATTTCAGAAGCACAGCCATCCAAATGCGTTAGTACCGCAATGCTTCTAAGATTTGAAAATAATATCGCTGGAACTTTGTTATTTAGCGCTGGAGGAGAACATTATCCATCGACGGATCCTGAACAATATCAAGCAGAAATAAACCATCTTCCTGATTCACGAATGGCGGAAATTGTGAAACAATTGGAACCTGTTCAAAGTCCACGGGGCTACCGTACACCGGAATCTGTTCGTCAACATTTTGAGAAAATGGAAAATTGGCCGTCCGGGTTGTTAGTTCTAGGTGACGCTTTTTGTTGCTTTGATCCTATCCATGGGCAGGGAATGACGGTAGCAGCGATTGAAGCAGAAACTTTAGGAGGTTGCTTGGAGGAAGAGCGCAGCAATCCACAGCCCCATTTCGAGCGGCGAGTACTGAAAAGAATGCAGGAGGCCATTGAACCAGCCTGGTGGCTCAGCTCCGTTGCAGATCTGCGATGGAAAGGGGTAGAGCATGTATACTCTGAACCAATGAAGGGCGTTGTATTTGCACAAAAATATTTGGATTTGTATATGAAGCAGACTATGAAGCTCGCAACCACAGAAAATAACCTATCCCTGTACTCGGAACAGTTTATGATGAATGCATTGATTATCTCCCCCCGTGAGATTTTCAATTCCAATGTACTCACACTCATCTTGGAGGATAGTCGATCTTTAGAGGCACAACAATTATTAGCAGAGCTGGGTGAGACAGATCCCCATAAGTTTCAGACGAGGATAGATGCGATAATTCCTTCGTTCGCACATATATTTGATTAG
- a CDS encoding stalk domain-containing protein produces MKTISDLCKKGLLFVLLFTMLFSTLELYPQTVVFAESNTVYSADELLPPTAAPGAGTYETTQQITLQSEVVEAGIYYTLDGSDPQENGIRYESPISVDASVSIIAYIKSGDLVSDTILLQYTIDREKDADTESPERNEEQAEEVAEEEAIEQDLLKLEEAEELLRMAALLDENPAYAEHFLTKPGKGFAYIRPNYPGMSITEGRPAVIDASKQTDKFPVFHISNARTGLQLVAQLYGPDQTIVYTSTPKEFEGQDTLTIPDTVQMQRGTYRLLLTLTADGKTLYDTYYFTAIDEFATYHSIHNEQNSNNANVGNVNYDEAGIKEYPAVQLLQDRLAYIPDYKGNQITDFSNVGYKGGGVDIPNVPVKVRLEPLVDDTMDAWDMIQNAINYVSGLVPDNSGFRGAVYLNEGIYRISRPLTIRASGVVIQGAGQGTPTDVKGDGSQANPLTYELADQAFETGVTKLISTWKVNSNSTWVPEKNDDRTPNTNTESGVNVNSPRSTGQNSTLIHFSGSSPTTGNDYVEVTDQYVGAGQFSVHVADVSKFEVGEVVEVRKRIDINWAKAMYMDRIDGAADRLWSNSNTINTFNNNFKSERTIAAIDRENKQLTFAEPLADNLDMRWDVARIYKLTNDGRLTNVGVEGIQGISHFYAVEDAQGEAYKPLTSRYNIFFRTYNDENHAMVFVTMNAVKDGWVRNFQTYHLDIGFQGGGQSRNITVQDGAVLDPVSYMDAGERRYSIYFNTSQFMLGQRLYTRFMRHAYAFDAYTSGPNVFYNSNSDYTADSSEPHFRWSSAGLYDNMRTRVHIQNRWNWGTSHGHSGVNYVLYNSEGPFIMSQPQISPNYLIGHSYDYPKDRLKYGETVNVFLTKGDELTGHLPPDFDSEPNLFLLQNANLNNGQVPNFPAYMYSVERKVSPALDNMPDSLYLQQVKDRLGTKAVESINQLPIPPALLSELSINGQVIEGFKSRTFIYTYDLGLDFVELPEIAVASSDGNAKIDIIYPEHYAQNEIQIVLTNANQVKTVYTIRLSSGVITSPIVSASSEQINGSNTNYALHVLNPDLTEGNPDVPRWAAENEAALTMYLGNQAKRIEGIELGVVRPGSGSRAYQFGVEFSLDGKTWIKPDEGTYKTNTQQDKEGWSYTTEGRIAGIAVNSNNTEHILQTFYFSEPTEARFIRFTGAGNTVNQWNNYWRLRPVFADGSVYTPPTAVSIKGDESITVGDKAQLQAVITPDDATVKDVFWSSSNPSIVKVDQLGHVTAIAAGTAIIKAVTADGQYQSDDGIPSIQYNTSTLSVTVVEKIINYRVSFHTGDESNIAEQTVEAGSTLAAPEAPARDEYRFAGWFKDQQHTIPWIFDTDKVDSDLVLYAKWIHEPSYVYQPSTPIAVERTALENQREITEQLENKQAPSLTIPATSKKAELNAETARSIGLAGQGITIKKDAFSVFIPAHVLSLINPDSTSVTIVISPLSTDDALQAMKQVDAKLLSRIYELSIIVNGVNVEQFNEPIELRLNIAGANLQSDNATSIIKLTGTGLKHNRGGVYSDKDGVITGYTHDIGLYAAASVKDLVALHLSLKSLEYELNDQPYTFDVSPLLVENRTLVPIRLIAESFGAKVSWDPATFSAVIALEGKELRFTIGQATENMEVPAMLFKQRTMIPLRFVAEYFGANVLYDKETKGITIFR; encoded by the coding sequence ATGAAAACGATTTCCGATTTATGTAAAAAGGGTTTGCTGTTTGTTCTATTATTCACCATGTTATTTAGTACGCTGGAGCTGTATCCGCAGACTGTTGTGTTCGCCGAGTCCAATACAGTCTACAGCGCAGACGAACTGCTTCCTCCAACTGCAGCCCCAGGTGCAGGCACCTACGAAACGACACAGCAGATAACACTGCAAAGTGAGGTTGTGGAAGCGGGAATTTACTATACTCTGGACGGATCTGACCCTCAGGAAAACGGGATTCGTTATGAGTCGCCCATTTCTGTTGACGCATCCGTATCCATCATAGCTTATATTAAGTCAGGTGATCTTGTAAGCGATACCATTTTACTTCAATATACAATTGACAGAGAAAAAGATGCCGACACGGAGTCTCCTGAAAGGAACGAAGAGCAAGCTGAAGAAGTTGCAGAGGAGGAGGCAATTGAGCAGGATTTACTCAAACTTGAAGAAGCGGAAGAACTGTTAAGAATGGCTGCCTTACTTGATGAGAATCCGGCATATGCAGAGCATTTTTTAACCAAGCCGGGTAAAGGTTTTGCTTACATACGCCCGAATTATCCGGGTATGAGCATTACAGAGGGGAGGCCCGCTGTTATTGATGCGAGCAAGCAAACGGACAAGTTTCCGGTATTCCATATTAGCAACGCTAGAACTGGGCTGCAGCTAGTTGCACAGCTCTATGGGCCTGACCAAACAATTGTGTATACATCCACGCCAAAAGAATTTGAAGGTCAGGATACGCTGACTATACCGGATACCGTTCAAATGCAACGAGGCACTTATCGCCTTTTGCTGACTCTTACAGCAGATGGCAAGACGTTATATGACACTTACTATTTTACCGCTATTGACGAATTTGCTACTTATCATTCTATACACAATGAACAAAACTCCAACAATGCCAATGTTGGCAACGTCAATTACGATGAAGCGGGCATCAAAGAATATCCGGCCGTTCAGCTTCTTCAGGATAGGCTGGCCTACATTCCAGATTACAAAGGCAATCAAATTACTGACTTTTCCAACGTGGGCTATAAGGGGGGCGGCGTAGACATTCCCAATGTTCCCGTCAAGGTAAGGCTGGAGCCACTGGTGGATGACACTATGGATGCTTGGGATATGATCCAGAACGCCATCAACTATGTATCTGGTCTGGTCCCCGACAACAGCGGCTTTCGTGGAGCTGTGTACTTGAATGAAGGGATTTATCGCATTAGTAGACCATTGACAATTAGAGCTTCAGGAGTTGTTATCCAGGGTGCAGGACAAGGAACGCCAACAGACGTCAAAGGGGATGGATCGCAGGCTAATCCCTTAACCTATGAATTAGCGGACCAAGCATTCGAAACTGGCGTCACCAAGCTCATCTCCACATGGAAGGTGAATTCAAACAGTACATGGGTGCCTGAGAAGAATGATGACCGGACTCCCAATACCAATACAGAATCAGGCGTCAATGTGAACTCTCCGCGCTCAACTGGTCAGAACAGCACGCTTATTCACTTTTCTGGTTCATCTCCTACTACAGGAAACGACTATGTGGAGGTGACTGACCAATACGTAGGGGCAGGTCAGTTTAGCGTACACGTTGCAGATGTATCAAAATTCGAGGTTGGTGAGGTTGTAGAGGTTCGCAAACGGATCGATATAAATTGGGCAAAAGCTATGTATATGGACCGTATAGATGGCGCTGCAGACAGATTATGGTCTAATAGCAACACCATTAACACTTTTAATAACAATTTTAAGAGCGAACGTACAATTGCTGCGATTGACAGAGAAAATAAACAGCTTACTTTTGCAGAACCGCTTGCTGACAATTTGGATATGCGCTGGGATGTTGCACGTATCTACAAGTTGACTAATGACGGACGACTAACCAATGTAGGCGTAGAGGGAATTCAAGGCATTTCCCATTTCTATGCGGTTGAGGATGCACAAGGTGAAGCCTATAAACCGTTGACTTCCCGTTACAACATCTTCTTCCGCACCTATAATGACGAGAATCATGCGATGGTGTTTGTAACAATGAATGCGGTCAAGGACGGGTGGGTTAGAAACTTTCAGACCTATCACCTGGATATCGGCTTCCAAGGAGGCGGACAATCTCGCAATATTACAGTGCAGGATGGCGCTGTATTAGATCCTGTCAGTTATATGGATGCCGGTGAGCGCAGGTATTCCATCTATTTCAACACCTCGCAATTTATGCTCGGTCAACGACTATATACACGCTTTATGCGCCATGCTTACGCATTTGACGCCTATACATCTGGTCCGAATGTGTTTTACAACAGTAATTCTGATTATACTGCCGATTCTTCCGAGCCGCATTTCCGTTGGTCCTCTGCGGGACTGTACGACAATATGCGGACGAGAGTGCATATCCAAAATCGCTGGAATTGGGGAACCTCGCATGGTCATTCCGGCGTCAACTATGTCCTGTACAACTCAGAGGGACCTTTCATTATGAGCCAGCCACAAATCTCACCAAATTATCTAATCGGTCACAGCTATGACTATCCGAAAGATCGATTAAAATATGGTGAGACGGTGAATGTGTTTTTAACGAAAGGTGATGAACTGACCGGTCATTTGCCGCCGGACTTTGATTCTGAGCCTAACTTGTTTCTACTGCAGAACGCCAATCTGAATAATGGACAAGTACCCAACTTCCCGGCGTACATGTATAGTGTGGAAAGAAAGGTAAGCCCTGCTCTCGATAACATGCCGGATAGCCTCTATCTTCAACAGGTAAAGGATCGTCTTGGCACTAAAGCCGTCGAAAGCATCAATCAGTTGCCTATTCCGCCTGCACTATTATCCGAGCTTAGCATCAATGGACAGGTCATCGAAGGATTTAAGTCAAGGACATTTATCTACACCTATGATCTGGGGCTGGATTTTGTTGAATTACCGGAAATAGCCGTCGCTTCATCCGATGGCAACGCAAAAATCGACATTATCTATCCTGAGCATTACGCGCAAAATGAGATTCAAATTGTCCTCACCAACGCCAATCAGGTGAAGACGGTTTACACGATACGCTTAAGTAGTGGAGTCATTACATCGCCGATCGTTTCAGCTAGTAGTGAACAAATTAATGGTTCCAACACGAACTACGCCTTGCATGTTTTAAATCCTGATCTAACGGAAGGAAATCCCGACGTTCCCCGGTGGGCTGCTGAAAATGAAGCCGCGCTTACGATGTATTTAGGAAATCAAGCTAAACGAATTGAAGGCATTGAGCTTGGCGTTGTCCGGCCAGGAAGCGGCTCGCGAGCCTACCAATTCGGCGTAGAGTTTTCATTGGATGGCAAGACATGGATTAAGCCTGATGAAGGAACTTATAAGACGAATACACAACAGGATAAAGAGGGATGGAGCTACACCACTGAAGGACGAATAGCTGGTATTGCCGTCAATTCGAACAACACCGAACATATCCTGCAGACCTTCTATTTCAGTGAACCAACCGAGGCTAGGTTTATTCGTTTTACGGGTGCAGGAAATACCGTTAATCAATGGAATAACTATTGGCGGCTACGTCCTGTCTTTGCAGACGGTTCGGTTTACACCCCTCCTACTGCTGTTAGCATTAAAGGAGATGAAAGCATAACGGTTGGGGACAAGGCACAACTGCAGGCAGTAATCACACCAGATGATGCAACTGTAAAAGATGTATTCTGGTCGTCCAGTAATCCATCCATAGTCAAAGTCGATCAACTAGGACATGTAACCGCGATTGCAGCAGGAACAGCGATTATTAAAGCGGTCACGGCCGATGGCCAGTATCAATCAGATGACGGAATCCCTTCGATTCAATACAATACGTCTACATTAAGCGTTACTGTGGTAGAAAAAATCATCAATTACCGCGTTTCCTTCCACACAGGAGACGAAAGCAATATTGCTGAACAAACTGTAGAAGCTGGGTCGACGCTTGCTGCGCCTGAAGCACCTGCAAGAGACGAGTATCGGTTCGCAGGCTGGTTTAAAGATCAGCAGCACACCATCCCTTGGATATTTGATACAGACAAAGTGGACAGTGACCTTGTCTTGTATGCCAAATGGATTCATGAGCCGTCTTATGTGTATCAACCGAGCACGCCAATTGCCGTAGAAAGAACTGCACTTGAGAATCAACGCGAAATTACCGAGCAACTGGAGAACAAGCAAGCACCGTCCTTAACTATTCCTGCAACTAGCAAAAAGGCTGAGCTGAATGCAGAAACGGCGCGCTCCATTGGCTTAGCAGGCCAAGGCATCACGATCAAGAAAGATGCCTTCTCGGTTTTCATACCTGCACATGTACTGTCACTTATTAACCCGGACAGTACCTCAGTCACGATAGTGATTTCCCCACTGTCAACTGATGACGCCCTGCAAGCCATGAAGCAGGTGGATGCGAAGCTGCTTAGCAGAATTTATGAGCTATCGATCATTGTCAATGGTGTAAATGTAGAACAATTCAACGAGCCGATCGAACTTCGTTTGAATATAGCTGGAGCCAATCTGCAGTCGGATAACGCAACTTCAATCATCAAACTGACTGGAACTGGATTAAAGCATAATCGTGGCGGTGTCTACAGCGACAAGGACGGTGTAATTACTGGCTATACACATGATATCGGCTTGTATGCGGCTGCGTCCGTCAAGGATCTGGTAGCTCTTCATCTGTCACTTAAGAGCCTTGAATATGAGCTGAACGATCAGCCATATACCTTTGATGTGTCACCACTATTAGTTGAAAATCGCACCTTAGTGCCGATACGACTGATTGCAGAAAGCTTTGGCGCAAAAGTATCCTGGGATCCTGCGACTTTCTCGGCTGTCATAGCGCTAGAGGGCAAAGAGCTGAGATTTACGATTGGACAGGCAACAGAAAACATGGAGGTTCCGGCTATGCTGTTCAAGCAGCGCACAATGATACCTTTGCGATTCGTAGCTGAATATTTTGGTGCTAATGTCCTTTATGACAAGGAAACGAAGGGCATTACCATTTTCAGATAA
- a CDS encoding AraC family transcriptional regulator, with translation MREDIYNFWQMCDSDFPLNVMMSGISYCDKNYRIDRQGENLFSFEYIIDGSGVLKIDTQTLYPQKNDVYILTRNSDHVYYSSEDHPWTKIWIVFYGEFAEYLFKQYLPPDTYIVKDCNILSYMNEIINISSVRDKSYSELIDEVSVMLLKIVLRLKNHLEHKVLSVAEQIKLCLDVNIENRLDMNDVCVQLGYSKNYIIKLFRETYGITPYAYYRKHKIELAKHYLLNTHLIINEISVKLNFADQHYFSSTFRAIVGISPSEYRKRNSKIAGTTL, from the coding sequence ATGCGTGAGGATATATATAATTTCTGGCAAATGTGCGATTCCGATTTCCCACTGAATGTCATGATGTCAGGAATCTCTTATTGCGATAAAAATTACCGGATTGATCGGCAAGGCGAAAACCTCTTTTCGTTCGAATACATTATCGATGGCAGTGGCGTTCTGAAGATTGACACCCAGACTTTGTACCCTCAAAAAAATGACGTTTATATTTTGACTCGAAACAGCGATCACGTGTATTATTCCAGCGAAGATCATCCTTGGACTAAAATTTGGATAGTTTTTTACGGGGAATTTGCGGAATATTTGTTTAAGCAGTATTTGCCTCCAGACACGTATATTGTAAAGGATTGCAACATTCTTTCTTATATGAATGAAATCATTAATATATCGTCCGTCAGAGATAAGAGCTATTCCGAATTAATCGACGAAGTTTCAGTCATGTTGTTGAAGATCGTTTTGCGTTTAAAAAACCATTTGGAGCATAAGGTGCTCTCCGTTGCGGAGCAAATCAAATTATGCCTAGACGTAAACATTGAAAACAGGTTAGATATGAACGATGTTTGCGTACAGTTAGGATATTCGAAAAATTATATCATCAAGCTGTTTCGCGAAACGTATGGGATTACTCCCTATGCTTATTACCGCAAACACAAAATTGAACTTGCCAAGCATTACTTGCTGAACACTCATCTCATTATCAATGAAATCTCCGTCAAGCTGAACTTTGCGGACCAGCATTATTTTTCTTCGACTTTTAGAGCCATCGTCGGCATTTCCCCGTCCGAATACCGGAAAAGAAATAGCAAGATAGCCGGAACTACTCTATAG
- a CDS encoding ogr/Delta-like zinc finger family protein, with amino-acid sequence MLSKNRLGAAPKIYFRPEMNNCPHCESKLVRSHTAWKKKISKLSGVIHAWSMAYVCSNENCIHASATYKSAEAEALSMKYSSYSYDVLCLVGELRFKQHRTRKEIADALNERGIVASERYAQSLYERYQTLLAASLDEHVKQSLAETTAQNGGIILSMDGVQPEKGNEMLYVIREVFSGTILAARNMKSGAAAELRTLIDPIIEWGYPIVGIVSDGQVSIRQAFESLLPDVPYQYCQYHYLKDIAKPVVDADRKLKMELKKSMRGLRDVERKIEQTEKKEAEAARTNDDEIPDSSHVAAETTVLSEAQVAKGYVAAVRALLLEDGEPPIHLPGMLIYERAQAIQASLARCLTKKRASSPSGSIQNFQ; translated from the coding sequence ATGCTTTCGAAAAATCGCCTCGGTGCTGCTCCAAAGATTTACTTCAGACCGGAAATGAACAATTGTCCACATTGTGAGTCTAAATTAGTGCGGTCGCATACCGCGTGGAAAAAGAAAATATCTAAATTATCAGGCGTCATTCACGCATGGAGTATGGCGTATGTTTGTTCAAACGAAAACTGCATACATGCAAGTGCTACTTATAAATCAGCAGAGGCAGAAGCTTTGAGCATGAAATACTCATCTTACAGCTACGATGTTCTCTGCCTGGTCGGTGAACTGCGTTTTAAGCAACATCGCACGCGTAAAGAGATTGCGGACGCATTAAATGAACGTGGCATTGTGGCCAGTGAACGGTATGCACAATCGCTGTATGAAAGGTATCAAACCCTTCTCGCTGCAAGTCTCGATGAACATGTCAAACAAAGCCTTGCAGAGACAACGGCGCAAAATGGCGGCATTATCCTCTCGATGGACGGTGTCCAACCCGAGAAGGGGAATGAGATGCTTTACGTTATTCGCGAAGTATTCAGCGGTACCATTCTTGCGGCTCGGAACATGAAAAGTGGAGCCGCTGCTGAATTGCGGACACTCATTGATCCGATTATTGAATGGGGTTATCCCATCGTAGGGATTGTAAGCGACGGACAAGTTTCCATTCGGCAGGCTTTCGAATCTCTCTTGCCTGACGTGCCGTATCAGTACTGTCAGTACCATTATTTGAAAGACATTGCCAAGCCTGTTGTAGATGCCGATCGAAAGCTCAAAATGGAACTGAAAAAGAGCATGCGCGGCCTGCGGGATGTGGAACGAAAAATCGAGCAGACCGAGAAAAAAGAAGCGGAAGCCGCACGGACGAACGATGATGAGATTCCTGACTCATCACACGTAGCAGCGGAAACAACTGTGCTTTCTGAAGCACAGGTGGCGAAGGGTTACGTAGCGGCCGTTCGCGCTTTACTCTTGGAAGATGGCGAACCGCCGATTCATTTACCGGGCATGTTGATCTATGAACGAGCCCAGGCCATACAAGCGTCGCTTGCGCGATGCTTGACTAAAAAAAGAGCCTCTTCTCCTTCAGGGTCTATTCAGAATTTTCAGTAA
- a CDS encoding DUF4965 domain-containing protein: MNLRAPAVPLITIDPYFSIWSMADKLNESDTKHWTGKPHRMIGTASVSGKEYLFMGDKPNSLKMEQTSLDITALSTNYRFACDEIQLEITFTTPLLMDDLKLMSRPVSYIHAKGWTNDGKIHNVTITIMVDGEICQNLKYEFPTEYADLSQPGFTCGEIGSKIQNMLSVAGDDLRINWGYVYLASDHDQAVVTATTSTNEYGTLNHTMALSITLDTEQNAEGLFAVAYDDIKAIEYFHEPLNAYWKKDGQSIKEAIKQALSEYDTISNKCELFSSKLYQDATDSGNEKYAELLFLAYRQAIAAHKVCVDPNGDVLFISKENFSNGCAATVDVTYPSIPLFLLYNPELVKGMLRPIFKYASMDVWHYDFAPHDVGTYPILNGQVYSHGTCPTWQMPVEECGNMLIVSAAVALAENDISFAQENWSHLEKWCNYLIKNGVDPDNQLCTDDFAGHLAHNCNLSIKAIMGIASFSILNRLAGNEEKAEELLKIAGSMVEKWLAMAANEDGTFRLAFDRPGSFSMKYNAVWDQIFGLNLFPKDTFTAETRAYIEKYSGPYGLMLDNRNNYTKSDWLVWSASLCDNKEDFTTIVDRLWLAYNESESRVPMTDFYSTTDAKIENFQNRSVQGGLFIKLLIDKGI, translated from the coding sequence ATGAATTTGCGAGCTCCAGCCGTTCCACTAATTACCATAGATCCTTATTTTTCTATTTGGTCGATGGCAGACAAGTTGAATGAATCAGACACCAAGCATTGGACGGGTAAACCTCATCGAATGATCGGCACCGCTTCAGTCAGTGGCAAAGAGTATCTTTTTATGGGCGATAAGCCAAACAGCTTGAAAATGGAACAAACTAGTCTGGACATTACTGCACTCTCAACCAACTACCGTTTTGCATGTGATGAAATTCAATTAGAAATTACATTTACTACGCCCCTTCTGATGGATGATTTGAAGCTAATGTCCAGACCAGTTTCTTATATTCATGCGAAAGGTTGGACCAATGATGGGAAAATTCATAATGTGACGATTACCATTATGGTGGATGGCGAGATCTGCCAAAATTTAAAGTACGAGTTCCCAACCGAATATGCCGATCTTAGCCAACCAGGCTTTACCTGCGGTGAGATTGGAAGTAAGATCCAGAATATGTTATCCGTAGCTGGAGATGACCTTAGAATCAATTGGGGATATGTATATCTCGCTTCGGATCATGACCAAGCGGTAGTTACTGCCACAACCAGCACCAATGAATACGGTACCCTGAACCATACGATGGCACTGTCGATCACGCTAGATACGGAACAAAATGCTGAAGGACTTTTTGCCGTCGCTTATGATGATATTAAGGCAATTGAATATTTCCACGAGCCCCTCAATGCGTATTGGAAAAAGGACGGCCAAAGCATCAAGGAAGCGATCAAGCAAGCCTTGAGCGAGTATGACACTATTTCCAATAAATGCGAATTATTCTCGTCGAAACTGTATCAGGATGCCACTGATTCAGGCAACGAAAAATATGCGGAACTGCTATTCCTAGCCTACCGGCAGGCGATTGCAGCGCATAAAGTTTGTGTGGATCCAAACGGAGATGTGTTGTTTATTTCCAAGGAGAATTTCAGTAACGGCTGCGCCGCCACCGTCGACGTGACCTATCCTTCCATCCCTCTATTTTTGCTTTATAACCCAGAGCTTGTTAAAGGGATGCTAAGACCGATTTTCAAATATGCCTCAATGGATGTTTGGCATTACGATTTTGCTCCTCACGATGTGGGGACCTATCCTATTCTTAACGGTCAGGTATACAGCCATGGGACTTGCCCTACTTGGCAGATGCCAGTGGAAGAATGCGGAAATATGCTGATCGTTAGCGCGGCAGTTGCACTTGCGGAAAATGACATCTCGTTTGCTCAGGAGAATTGGAGCCATCTTGAGAAATGGTGCAATTACCTTATCAAAAACGGCGTAGATCCGGATAACCAGTTGTGTACGGACGATTTCGCAGGGCATTTAGCCCATAACTGTAATTTATCGATTAAGGCCATCATGGGAATCGCCAGCTTCTCTATTTTGAACCGCTTAGCAGGAAATGAGGAGAAAGCAGAGGAACTACTGAAGATTGCCGGGTCCATGGTTGAAAAATGGCTGGCTATGGCCGCAAATGAAGATGGGACGTTCCGTCTGGCATTTGACCGTCCTGGCTCCTTTAGTATGAAATACAATGCGGTCTGGGATCAAATTTTCGGACTGAACTTATTTCCTAAAGATACCTTTACGGCAGAGACGAGAGCCTATATCGAAAAGTACTCCGGCCCTTACGGCCTCATGTTGGATAACCGCAACAACTATACCAAATCAGATTGGCTGGTGTGGAGCGCCTCGCTTTGTGATAACAAGGAAGATTTCACGACCATCGTAGATCGCTTGTGGCTTGCGTACAACGAGTCGGAAAGCCGTGTTCCAATGACGGATTTTTATTCGACGACCGATGCGAAAATAGAAAACTTCCAAAACAGATCGGTACAGGGTGGGCTATTCATCAAGTTACTTATTGACAAAGGAATTTAA